Below is a genomic region from Nitrospira sp..
CTTCCAGCAATGGACTGCAGATCGCTTTCTGCGCCGCCTCGATGGCCCGATTGGTGCCGCGTGACACACCCATGCCCATCACGGCGCGGCCGGTGTGCGACATGATCGTGCGGACGTCGGCAAAATCCACGTTCACATGGCCGGTCGTGGTGATCACATCCGCGATGCCTTGAATCGCCTGACGCAAAACATCGTCGGCCACCTTGAACGCTTCCAGCAATGGCGTCGTCTTATCGACGATGCCGAGCAAGCGCTGGTTCGGGATCACCAACAGGGTGTCGACATGACGCCTCAGATCTCTGATGCCCTCATCGGCGTGCAACATCCGCCGGTGTCCCTCATACTGGAACGGCTTCGTCACCACTCCGACGGTCAAAATACCCAATTCCCTGGCGATGCTCGCGACAATCGGCGCCGCACCCGTTCCGGTCCCGCCGCCCATGCCGGCGGTCACGAAAACCATGTCCGCTCCTTCCAGACATTCACGCACTTGGTCCTTGCTCTCCAACGCCGATTCTTTTCCGATTTCCGGCTTCGCGCCGGCCCCGAGGCCGCGCGTCCTCTCAGGTCCCAACTGAACCTTGAAGGCGGCTCGTGATCGATCCAGCGCTTGCAAATCGGTGTTCGCGGCGATGAAATCGACACGCGCCAGCCCCGATGCAATCATGGTATTGACCGCATTGCACCCCGCTCCCCCGACCCCGATGACTTTGATCCGTACGGGGGAGAGGACATCTTCTTGAAATGAGAACATCAGGGCACCTCCCTTGAGCTAGCCGCGTGGCGGCCTTGCACCGCACGCGAGCGTTAAAAGAACTCAAACATCCAAGACTTCATCCGATCCAGTACCCGGCTGAGGGGCCGCCCGCTGCGCAGACCCGCCGCCGCCATTTCCTCAGTGTGCCGCCGTGCGTGCATCAACAGCCCTACGCCCGTCGCATGCATGGGATTGCTCACGATGTCACGAAGCCCGCCGATACCCCCAGGCACGCCGCGACGCGCCGGCAGATTGAGGACATGCTCGGCGGCATCGGGCATCCCGTCCAACAGCGAGGTCCCGCCTGTAATGACCACCCCGGCCCCCAGCATGCCTTCGTAGCCCGCCCGAGCAATCTCCCGGCGAACCAATTCGAACATTTCGTCGACGCGGGGTTCGAGAATCTCCGCGATATCGCGCCGCGAAAACGTTCGGGCCGGTCGGTCCCCCACCGAAGGTACTTCCACACGTTCATGGCCGTGAACGAGATCCGTGCGGGCTAGGCCGTACTGGACCTTGATCTTTTCCGCCTCCGTCTGCGACGTCAGCAGGCCGATGGCCAAATCTTTGGTGAGATTCTGCCCCCCGATAGGAAGCACGGCTGAGTGTCTGATGCTGCCGTCGAGGAAGATGGCCAGATCGGTCGTGCCACCGCCGAGATCCACCATGGCCACACCGAGATCCCGTTCTTCCTGACCGAGGACGGCTTCGCTGGAAGCCAGAGGTTGCAGAATAATGTCCACGACGTCGAGACCGGCGCGGTTGACGCTCTTGATGATGTTTTGAGCGGACGTGACCGCTCCCGTAATGACGTGCACGTTGACTTCGAGCCGATTGCCGGAAAGCCCGAGCGGCTCGCGAACTCCCTCTTGACCATCCACCATGAATTCTCTCGGGAGTACGTGGAGAATCCGGCGTTCGTGAGGAATCACGGCGAGCGTTCTGGCGCTTTCGATCGCGCGCTGTACGTCGTCACGGGTCACCTCGGATTTCTTCAGCGCCACCACGCCCTTGCAATTTTCGGCGGAAATGTGGCTGCCCGCGATCCCCGTGTAGACGGAGTTGATCTGGACCGCCGCCATGAGTTCCGCCTCTTCCACCGCTTTCTTGATCGATTCCACCGTGCTCTCGATGTCCACCACCACGCCTTTGCGGAGACCGCGGGAAGGGCTCGATCCCACACCGATGATGCTGAGCGACCCATCGTCCATGATCTCGGAGACGATGGCGCAGATCTTCGTGGTCCCGATGTCCAACCCCACGAGAATTTGATCCCGCTTCGCCACAGCCCTACCCCCTTTCCCGCACGATGACGCGATTGTCGTACCGCAGGTCCACTTCGCCGAGTTCGCGCTTCGGGCCATCGAGGGTACCGGGCTTGAACACGGCCTTCACCATGCGGAAGCGATTCCACTGATCCAATAAGGCATCGTGACCGAACTGGAAACGCATTCCCTTGAT
It encodes:
- the ftsA gene encoding cell division protein FtsA, whose amino-acid sequence is MAKRDQILVGLDIGTTKICAIVSEIMDDGSLSIIGVGSSPSRGLRKGVVVDIESTVESIKKAVEEAELMAAVQINSVYTGIAGSHISAENCKGVVALKKSEVTRDDVQRAIESARTLAVIPHERRILHVLPREFMVDGQEGVREPLGLSGNRLEVNVHVITGAVTSAQNIIKSVNRAGLDVVDIILQPLASSEAVLGQEERDLGVAMVDLGGGTTDLAIFLDGSIRHSAVLPIGGQNLTKDLAIGLLTSQTEAEKIKVQYGLARTDLVHGHERVEVPSVGDRPARTFSRRDIAEILEPRVDEMFELVRREIARAGYEGMLGAGVVITGGTSLLDGMPDAAEHVLNLPARRGVPGGIGGLRDIVSNPMHATGVGLLMHARRHTEEMAAAGLRSGRPLSRVLDRMKSWMFEFF
- the ftsZ gene encoding cell division protein FtsZ; translation: MFSFQEDVLSPVRIKVIGVGGAGCNAVNTMIASGLARVDFIAANTDLQALDRSRAAFKVQLGPERTRGLGAGAKPEIGKESALESKDQVRECLEGADMVFVTAGMGGGTGTGAAPIVASIARELGILTVGVVTKPFQYEGHRRMLHADEGIRDLRRHVDTLLVIPNQRLLGIVDKTTPLLEAFKVADDVLRQAIQGIADVITTTGHVNVDFADVRTIMSHTGRAVMGMGVSRGTNRAIEAAQKAICSPLLEEGSVEGARGVLLNITGGPNMSLHEIEEAASIIQQTADPEANIIVGQVINPDMGDDLVVTVIATGFEREEQSAAVPVGAARASRTTSQAMNGGGTPVANRHHKDIDRPTFLRRSELVQSMDRAALPAEDEWDVPTFLRKQAD